In Legionella sp. PATHC035, a genomic segment contains:
- a CDS encoding pyridoxamine 5'-phosphate oxidase family protein: MQFTDRDWCLQELPEQVDSSWLLRLMKVWVEKEDLPFNMGVLATVDEHGFPRSRTVAIREINEHGLLFFTQLGSAKVAHISVNPYVSFTFMLPRTQRQVTVFGKVSPVSEQENLKNWETYDQERRLRFLVYGTKSGQLINKQQDLDEELVALKEQNKKDLPERPREYVGYRIIPELIKFYQLNEHRLSDSINAKRIHETWTLQRFVP; this comes from the coding sequence ATGCAATTCACCGACAGAGACTGGTGTCTACAAGAGTTACCTGAACAAGTTGATTCTAGTTGGTTGTTACGATTAATGAAGGTTTGGGTCGAGAAAGAAGATCTACCCTTTAATATGGGTGTTTTAGCGACAGTAGATGAACATGGGTTCCCAAGAAGCCGTACAGTAGCGATTCGTGAAATAAACGAACATGGGTTACTTTTTTTTACCCAGCTGGGTAGTGCGAAAGTAGCACATATTTCAGTTAATCCCTATGTTTCTTTCACTTTTATGTTACCGAGGACCCAAAGACAAGTTACTGTTTTTGGAAAAGTAAGTCCGGTAAGCGAACAAGAAAATTTAAAAAACTGGGAGACATATGATCAAGAGCGAAGGTTGCGTTTTTTAGTTTATGGTACGAAGTCCGGACAGTTGATAAATAAACAACAGGACTTAGATGAAGAGTTGGTTGCATTAAAAGAGCAAAATAAAAAAGATCTCCCAGAAAGGCCTCGTGAATACGTGGGTTATAGGATAATTCCTGAACTGATAAAATTTTATCAACTCAATGAACATCGGTTGTCGGATTCAATAAATGCAAAACGCATTCATGAAACCTGGACTTTACAGCGGTTTGTTCCTTAA
- a CDS encoding DUF1543 domain-containing protein yields MNLFVVYIGGSHPNSLIELHDLRFIVAHSIEYTYDALKKSWWGIPKSLHIDAWGILKYADGHSIQISQEPSEEGDNKLFFVNLGGYDKKQFTELHKNVFVVAAHEFEAKQKALIQIADWESPHRDYLYEVDNLLNMNTLLKQEGYYLHLKRHVEPQPFEFTCCYNPIGRN; encoded by the coding sequence ATGAATTTATTTGTAGTATATATTGGTGGTTCCCACCCTAATTCTTTAATCGAACTCCATGATCTCCGCTTCATAGTCGCTCACTCGATTGAATATACCTATGATGCTCTTAAAAAAAGCTGGTGGGGCATCCCCAAAAGTTTGCATATAGACGCTTGGGGTATTTTAAAGTATGCAGATGGGCATAGCATTCAGATTTCACAGGAGCCCTCCGAAGAGGGTGATAATAAATTATTTTTCGTCAACTTGGGCGGTTACGATAAGAAGCAGTTTACCGAATTACACAAAAATGTTTTTGTAGTGGCTGCTCATGAATTTGAGGCGAAACAAAAAGCATTAATACAAATTGCTGACTGGGAGTCCCCGCATCGCGATTATTTATATGAAGTTGATAATTTACTTAATATGAATACATTACTTAAACAGGAAGGCTATTATTTACATTTAAAGAGGCATGTCGAGCCTCAGCCGTTTGAATTTACTTGTTGCTACAACCCAATAGGTAGAAATTAA